One window of Microbacterium sediminis genomic DNA carries:
- a CDS encoding cation diffusion facilitator family transporter yields the protein MGAGHDHGPTAAESAGRPGDHRRKLWTAFGITAFIVVAQAVGSIVTGSLALLTDTAHALTDASGLLVALVAATLMLRPATSTRTWGFRRIEVMAALGQATLLLGVGLYTAIEGVKRLFEPPEVPATELLVFGIVGLTANIVAILILSSSRGANFNMRAAFLEVLNDALGSLGVIVAAIVIVTTGFQRADALAGLFIAALIVPRALTLMRETAGVLMEFTPKGLDLEKVREHILELDHVKDVHDVHASTVATGLPTLTAHVVVEDTCFTDGHAAEVLREVKACVAEHFEVSVPHSTFQIETEHISDYEADTVKHA from the coding sequence ATGGGCGCGGGACACGACCACGGACCGACCGCAGCGGAGAGCGCGGGACGCCCGGGCGACCACCGCCGGAAGCTCTGGACGGCGTTCGGCATCACCGCGTTCATCGTGGTCGCACAGGCCGTCGGGTCGATCGTCACAGGCAGCCTGGCGTTGCTCACGGACACCGCCCATGCGCTGACCGACGCGTCCGGCTTGCTGGTGGCCCTCGTCGCGGCGACCTTGATGTTGCGGCCCGCGACATCCACGCGCACCTGGGGGTTCCGACGCATCGAGGTGATGGCGGCGCTCGGCCAGGCCACCCTCTTGCTGGGTGTCGGGCTGTACACCGCGATCGAAGGCGTCAAGCGCCTTTTTGAGCCCCCGGAGGTCCCCGCCACTGAGCTGCTTGTGTTCGGCATCGTCGGGCTGACAGCGAACATTGTCGCGATCCTCATCCTCTCGTCGAGCCGCGGGGCGAACTTCAACATGCGCGCCGCGTTCCTGGAGGTCCTCAATGACGCGCTCGGATCCCTCGGAGTGATCGTCGCGGCGATCGTGATCGTCACCACCGGCTTCCAACGGGCCGACGCCCTCGCCGGCCTGTTCATCGCGGCGCTGATCGTGCCACGTGCATTGACCTTGATGCGCGAGACGGCCGGCGTGCTGATGGAGTTCACACCCAAAGGCCTGGACCTGGAAAAGGTGCGTGAGCATATCCTCGAGCTTGATCACGTCAAAGATGTCCATGACGTGCATGCCTCGACGGTCGCCACCGGACTGCCGACGCTCACAGCGCACGTTGTCGTTGAAGACACTTGCTTCACCGACGGGCACGCCGCCGAGGTGCTCCGGGAGGTCAAGGCGTGCGTTGCAGAGCACTTCGAGGTGTCGGTGCCCCACTCGACATTCCAGATCGAGACCGAACACATCAGCGACTACGAAGCCGACACGGTCAAGCACGCGTGA
- a CDS encoding ArsR/SmtB family transcription factor, whose product MTMIDVEPPRLDEEATAVYAHLFQALGEPARLAVLQHLARGEHRVRDLVDHIGLAQSTVSKHLSFLLECRLVDVRPDGRSSWYSLSEPAAISHLIAAAEDLLETTGTKAELCAHLRRRDPADAEGDL is encoded by the coding sequence ATGACGATGATCGATGTCGAGCCGCCTCGGTTGGACGAAGAGGCAACCGCGGTTTATGCGCACCTGTTCCAAGCGCTCGGGGAGCCCGCCCGGCTGGCGGTCCTGCAGCACCTCGCACGCGGCGAGCACCGCGTGCGCGATCTGGTCGATCACATTGGTCTGGCGCAGTCGACCGTCAGCAAGCACCTGAGCTTCCTGTTGGAATGCCGCCTCGTCGACGTGCGCCCGGACGGCCGATCGTCCTGGTACTCGCTTTCAGAGCCAGCGGCGATCTCGCATCTGATCGCTGCGGCCGAAGACTTGCTCGAAACGACGGGAACCAAAGCGGAGTTGTGCGCGCACCTGCGCCGCCGGGACCCGGCTGATGCGGAAGGTGATCTTTGA
- a CDS encoding single-stranded DNA-binding protein: MTTKIPVTIEGNLTGDPEHGAGESGNEYARFTVAVNDRRLNETTNRWEDAGTVFHRVVVFNQQSRHVANSLRKGDSVIVAGDLRFGTYTDKETGQARETRDIIADNVGASLKFASVAVDRVPKATSPAADASGPVTVPVSHTGAGVAR, from the coding sequence ATGACGACCAAGATCCCGGTCACCATCGAGGGCAACCTCACCGGTGACCCCGAGCATGGCGCCGGCGAGTCGGGCAACGAGTACGCCCGGTTCACCGTCGCCGTCAACGACCGTCGCCTCAACGAGACGACGAACCGGTGGGAGGACGCGGGCACGGTGTTCCACCGCGTCGTCGTGTTCAATCAGCAGTCCCGGCACGTCGCCAATTCGCTCCGCAAGGGCGACTCGGTGATCGTCGCCGGCGACCTCCGCTTCGGCACCTACACCGACAAGGAGACGGGCCAGGCCCGCGAAACTCGCGACATCATCGCCGACAACGTCGGCGCATCGCTCAAGTTCGCGAGCGTTGCGGTCGACCGGGTCCCAAAAGCCACGAGCCCCGCGGCTGACGCCTCGGGGCCTGTGACGGTGCCGGTCTCGCATACCGGCGCCGGGGTTGCTCGCTGA
- a CDS encoding type IV secretory system conjugative DNA transfer family protein, with protein sequence MNGILGKAVAVAIAVVVVLSIAFAALTEAIVRVACGVPPEPASLFSGLWLGITGDPDGYLPIAGCELPVLAIRLVDLVVVFLVVGLATWAWVTYRRYRQSDQSFITDLRSRPGFAEASEIRKHLSAKAVLKRARQLRPDISRPRATDVGWRVGSSRGMDVFVSIEDSVALEGPPRSGKGYRVLISAILDWSGPLITTSTTNDNLTATLRMRERRGQVHVFDPQGLSGARHPLRVSPIAGCEDPLVAMQRGAAVITGTALGASNTNGEWAQASGVVLGRLLHAAAVGNCSIEDLYNWGTSPILARRSAVSILRSDGAPGWGDNLEATLASDDKLVSSIWFGVQGAVAPLAVPKIRDALMPRPGEPVFDPRAFLDGANTLYLIGSASGASAMGGFLGAMLDDIVEVARIRALASPGSRLQHPLGLILDEIVNMFRWGNLPRIMADGGGRGICTFVVLQALSQAETSWSRAEADTIWAAATAKVLLGGASHVNHLRDVEALLGTRQTRRTQRSWSTREAGHSTSEHHERLALMSVDEIRRMPQNVGLLAYRNRRGVLLDLSGWDERRDARDIQAGKRSTEAEQQGVFAEARSPIPSPEPVPAPEPEADPEADPEAVSEP encoded by the coding sequence ATGAACGGAATACTCGGCAAGGCCGTCGCGGTGGCGATTGCTGTCGTCGTCGTCCTCAGCATCGCCTTCGCCGCGCTCACCGAAGCTATCGTCCGCGTCGCATGTGGGGTGCCGCCAGAGCCAGCATCGTTGTTCTCCGGGCTCTGGCTCGGGATCACCGGCGATCCCGATGGGTATCTACCGATCGCCGGATGCGAGCTTCCTGTTCTCGCGATCCGACTCGTCGACCTCGTGGTTGTCTTCCTCGTCGTGGGTTTGGCCACGTGGGCGTGGGTCACGTACCGCCGCTATCGCCAGTCGGACCAATCGTTCATCACCGACCTCCGGAGCCGTCCCGGGTTCGCCGAGGCATCGGAGATCCGCAAGCACCTCTCAGCGAAGGCGGTACTGAAGCGAGCGAGGCAACTCCGGCCCGACATCAGCCGGCCCCGCGCCACCGATGTGGGCTGGCGGGTCGGAAGCTCCCGCGGGATGGACGTCTTCGTGTCCATCGAGGACTCTGTCGCGCTCGAGGGCCCGCCGCGCTCGGGAAAGGGATACCGCGTACTGATCTCGGCGATCCTCGACTGGTCGGGGCCGCTCATCACGACGTCGACCACGAACGACAACCTCACCGCGACGCTCCGGATGCGCGAGCGCCGCGGGCAGGTGCACGTGTTCGACCCGCAGGGACTCTCCGGCGCGCGGCATCCGCTTCGCGTCTCTCCGATCGCAGGGTGCGAGGACCCCCTGGTCGCCATGCAGCGCGGCGCCGCGGTCATCACCGGCACCGCGCTCGGCGCCTCGAACACCAATGGCGAGTGGGCACAGGCATCCGGGGTCGTCCTCGGGCGTCTTCTGCATGCGGCGGCCGTCGGCAACTGCTCGATCGAAGACCTCTACAACTGGGGCACAAGTCCGATCCTCGCGCGCAGGTCAGCTGTCTCGATCCTCCGTTCGGACGGCGCCCCTGGCTGGGGCGACAACCTCGAAGCGACCCTCGCTTCGGACGACAAGCTCGTCTCGTCGATCTGGTTCGGCGTACAGGGCGCCGTCGCACCGCTCGCCGTCCCGAAGATCCGCGATGCACTCATGCCACGGCCTGGAGAGCCGGTCTTCGATCCGCGCGCGTTCCTCGACGGCGCGAACACGCTCTACCTGATCGGGTCGGCCTCGGGAGCATCGGCGATGGGCGGTTTCCTCGGCGCGATGCTCGACGACATCGTCGAGGTCGCGCGCATTCGCGCCCTGGCATCGCCGGGGTCTCGGTTGCAGCATCCGCTCGGGCTGATCCTGGACGAGATCGTGAACATGTTCCGGTGGGGCAACCTCCCGCGGATCATGGCGGACGGCGGTGGCCGCGGGATCTGCACGTTCGTCGTGCTGCAGGCGCTCTCGCAGGCAGAGACGTCATGGTCGCGTGCCGAGGCCGACACAATCTGGGCGGCCGCGACGGCGAAGGTGTTGCTCGGCGGCGCCTCGCACGTGAACCACCTACGCGATGTCGAGGCCCTGCTCGGAACTCGGCAGACGCGACGGACTCAGCGATCGTGGTCGACGCGAGAAGCAGGGCACTCCACGAGCGAACACCACGAACGACTCGCACTCATGTCAGTCGACGAGATCCGACGGATGCCGCAGAACGTCGGTCTGCTGGCCTACCGCAACCGGCGCGGCGTGCTGCTCGACCTCAGCGGGTGGGACGAGCGGCGCGATGCGCGCGACATCCAGGCGGGGAAGCGGTCCACCGAGGCCGAGCAACAGGGAGTCTTCGCCGAGGCGAGGAGCCCAATCCCCAGCCCGGAACCTGTACCGGCCCCGGAACCGGAGGCGGATCCGGAGGCGGATCCGGAGGCGGTGAGCGAGCCGTGA
- a CDS encoding MinD/ParA family ATP-binding protein, with translation MLATHQRIERTEFDTLMSVAARYYRLVFFDSGNDESAERWLRMVDSSYQLVIPTLAAPEPAESAALLLDALRERDERSRDLADSAIVVVTESEPRGPAAAERVADGFRGTVREVLRIPFDPALKSGPLRFDSLRRATQDAWLRVAAAVASGF, from the coding sequence TTGCTCGCCACGCACCAGCGAATCGAACGGACGGAGTTCGACACCCTTATGTCGGTTGCGGCCCGCTATTACCGACTCGTGTTCTTCGACTCCGGTAACGACGAGTCGGCCGAGCGATGGCTGCGGATGGTCGACTCGTCGTATCAGCTCGTGATTCCGACGCTCGCCGCCCCCGAGCCGGCGGAGTCCGCTGCGCTGCTGCTCGACGCACTTCGCGAGCGCGACGAGCGGTCCCGGGATCTCGCGGACAGCGCGATCGTGGTGGTGACCGAGTCAGAGCCGAGGGGGCCTGCCGCCGCAGAGCGCGTCGCGGACGGGTTTCGTGGCACCGTGCGCGAGGTTCTGCGGATCCCGTTCGACCCGGCCCTGAAGTCCGGCCCCCTGCGGTTCGACAGCCTCCGGCGGGCGACGCAAGATGCTTGGCTGCGCGTCGCGGCCGCCGTCGCGAGCGGGTTCTGA
- a CDS encoding IS3 family transposase (programmed frameshift), translated as MNRKYSPEMRERALRMLAETRPSHPTMMSAVRHVAGLLGMSPETLRLWQRRYEVDAGVKPGLTTDAAAEIKRLQKENAELRRANEILKAASVFFREGARPPLTEMIRFIDEHRDRFGVELICRVLRPAVQGFLTSRGYRAAVGRAPSARQLKDELLVPEVARLHAENYGVYGRRKMHALMRRQGWQVGRDQTERLMRLAGVRGVRKSKRVFTTRPDKTTVLPSDLVNRRFTAPAPRRLWVCDVTYVATWSGFAYVAFVTDVYSRRIVGWNVAATLRSEILPLQALDMAAWNVGGRLDGLIHHADHGSNYTAMVYTERIVELGAVPSTGTVGDSFDNAMAEAVNNLYKTELIRQRGPWRTVEQVELATLEWVWWWNNSRLHGELDMRTPAEVEEAYYADQESGQPAPAGQASR; from the exons ATGAACAGGAAGTACTCGCCGGAGATGCGTGAGCGGGCGTTGCGGATGCTCGCGGAGACGCGGCCGTCGCATCCGACGATGATGAGCGCGGTCCGGCATGTCGCCGGGCTGCTGGGGATGAGCCCGGAGACGCTGCGGTTGTGGCAGCGCCGCTACGAGGTCGACGCCGGGGTGAAGCCCGGGTTGACGACGGATGCGGCGGCGGAGATCAAGCGACTGCAGAAGGAGAACGCGGAGCTGCGCAGGGCCAATGAGATCCTCAAGGCTGCGAGCGTGTTTT TTCGCGAAGGAGCTCGACCGCCCCTGACCGAGATGATCCGGTTCATCGATGAACATCGGGATCGTTTCGGGGTCGAGCTCATCTGCCGAGTGTTGCGCCCGGCAGTGCAGGGGTTCCTCACCTCCCGCGGCTATCGCGCCGCCGTCGGCCGCGCCCCGTCTGCCCGGCAGCTGAAGGACGAGCTTCTCGTCCCAGAGGTGGCCCGGCTGCATGCGGAGAACTACGGCGTCTACGGGCGGCGGAAGATGCACGCGCTGATGCGTCGGCAGGGGTGGCAGGTCGGCCGCGACCAGACCGAACGCCTCATGCGGCTCGCTGGGGTGCGTGGCGTCCGTAAGTCGAAGCGGGTGTTCACGACCCGCCCCGACAAGACGACCGTGCTGCCGAGTGATCTCGTGAACCGCCGCTTCACCGCGCCGGCGCCCCGGCGGCTCTGGGTCTGCGACGTCACCTACGTCGCGACCTGGAGTGGTTTCGCCTACGTCGCGTTCGTCACCGACGTCTATTCGAGGCGCATCGTCGGGTGGAACGTCGCGGCGACGCTGCGCTCGGAGATTCTGCCGTTGCAGGCCCTCGACATGGCCGCCTGGAACGTTGGCGGGCGTCTCGACGGACTCATTCATCACGCGGATCATGGGTCGAATTACACCGCGATGGTCTACACCGAGAGGATCGTCGAACTCGGCGCCGTCCCCTCGACCGGGACCGTTGGCGACTCGTTCGATAACGCGATGGCGGAGGCCGTGAACAACCTCTACAAGACCGAGCTGATCCGTCAGCGCGGCCCCTGGCGAACGGTTGAGCAGGTCGAGCTGGCGACTCTCGAGTGGGTGTGGTGGTGGAACAACTCCCGCCTCCACGGCGAGCTCGACATGCGCACCCCGGCAGAGGTTGAGGAGGCGTACTACGCTGACCAAGAATCAGGCCAGCCGGCACCTGCTGGACAAGCCTCCCGATAG
- a CDS encoding SCO6880 family protein: protein MGMDAWQLTCLTVAAVTLLVGVNRFGPPGLLFAAPVYLPIGVFAFITLHGDSAPRQAGLWLMKQVRHMVGATRHVYRPERAQFAGTLDLPGIRASIQLWDVDGVACVYNPHDRAVSVTAEVEVQGFLMKDVAERYDLAQQWSPVLASFTQRPGIKRAVLQERTIPTTIRAARDHYESVSPRRGVDAASPVARNYDDVINRSESFAVSHRNYLTFTLDLVALAPQLKALGGGEDAVKALAHLEARNLADALSAARIHVRRWLAARDVAALARVGFDPEFAANVQNRDERSAGVDPIAIGPMYLEEPRGANGIVYSDSGVHTTMWIHEWPRSDAAIGFVEPIVFARMPSTGEAITHILSIVLTPVSVRKAMRRIEDDKKVWRGNEKLRAKRGVDGSAADAADWEALERQEEEIVAGHGEFRYGAYLTVTARDEQQLDQAIAGMRNALARAGMEPQTLYCQQAEALMVNALPLGLGMK from the coding sequence ATGGGGATGGATGCGTGGCAGCTGACGTGCCTCACGGTCGCCGCCGTCACGTTGCTCGTCGGCGTCAACCGCTTCGGCCCTCCCGGCCTGCTCTTCGCCGCGCCGGTGTACCTGCCGATCGGCGTGTTCGCATTCATCACGCTCCACGGCGATTCCGCTCCGCGGCAGGCGGGTCTCTGGCTCATGAAGCAGGTGCGACACATGGTCGGTGCGACGCGGCACGTCTACCGGCCTGAGCGTGCGCAGTTCGCTGGAACACTGGACCTCCCCGGTATCCGCGCCTCGATCCAGCTCTGGGATGTCGACGGGGTCGCGTGCGTGTATAACCCGCATGACCGGGCCGTCTCGGTGACCGCCGAGGTCGAGGTGCAGGGGTTCCTCATGAAGGACGTCGCGGAGCGATACGACCTGGCCCAGCAGTGGTCTCCGGTGCTGGCCTCGTTTACGCAGCGCCCTGGGATCAAGCGGGCCGTGCTGCAGGAGCGCACGATTCCGACGACGATCCGAGCCGCACGCGACCACTACGAGTCCGTCAGTCCCCGCCGCGGGGTGGACGCCGCGTCCCCCGTCGCTCGTAATTACGACGACGTGATCAACAGGTCGGAGTCGTTCGCCGTATCACACCGCAACTACCTGACGTTCACGCTCGACCTCGTCGCCCTCGCCCCGCAGCTCAAGGCGCTCGGCGGGGGCGAGGATGCGGTCAAGGCGCTCGCGCACCTCGAAGCCCGGAACCTGGCCGATGCGTTGAGCGCCGCGCGCATCCACGTGCGGCGGTGGCTGGCGGCGCGGGACGTCGCGGCTCTCGCCCGCGTCGGGTTCGACCCCGAGTTCGCCGCCAACGTCCAGAACCGCGATGAGCGAAGCGCGGGCGTCGACCCGATCGCGATCGGTCCGATGTACCTGGAAGAACCGCGCGGGGCGAACGGCATCGTCTATTCCGACTCGGGCGTGCACACCACTATGTGGATCCACGAGTGGCCGCGGTCGGATGCGGCCATCGGGTTCGTCGAGCCGATCGTGTTCGCACGCATGCCCTCGACCGGCGAGGCGATCACGCACATCCTGTCGATCGTCCTCACGCCGGTCTCCGTCAGGAAGGCGATGCGCCGCATCGAGGACGACAAGAAGGTCTGGCGCGGGAACGAGAAGCTTCGCGCGAAGCGGGGCGTCGACGGATCGGCCGCCGACGCCGCGGACTGGGAGGCCCTTGAACGGCAGGAGGAGGAGATCGTCGCGGGTCACGGCGAGTTCCGGTACGGCGCGTACCTCACCGTGACGGCACGTGATGAGCAGCAGCTCGACCAGGCGATCGCGGGCATGCGCAACGCTCTCGCGCGCGCCGGCATGGAACCGCAGACCCTGTACTGCCAGCAGGCAGAGGCACTGATGGTCAACGCCCTGCCACTCGGGCTGGGGATGAAGTGA
- a CDS encoding M23 family metallopeptidase — MGAPVAAAAALANTRTGRKIVTGAILLLALFAALLATPLIAVPFAVAGQSVATTVERRPALITNSEWAYPLAGGYFKGRGFGFNPVIGCSYCSIDHQGYDMAQSCGATVYAAGPGEVITAGSYQGYGNAVRIDHGGGLVTLYGHMQWGSLRASVGATVAAGAPIGSEGNTGRSFGCHLHFEVQRDGAAIDPQPFMAALGLQLK, encoded by the coding sequence ATGGGCGCCCCGGTCGCTGCCGCTGCAGCCCTCGCGAACACGAGGACCGGGCGCAAGATCGTGACAGGGGCGATTCTCCTTCTCGCGCTTTTCGCAGCACTGCTGGCCACACCGCTCATCGCCGTTCCGTTCGCGGTCGCGGGACAGTCGGTTGCCACGACTGTCGAGCGTCGGCCGGCACTCATCACCAACAGCGAGTGGGCATACCCGCTCGCCGGCGGCTACTTCAAAGGACGAGGCTTCGGTTTCAACCCGGTGATCGGATGCAGCTACTGCTCGATCGACCACCAGGGTTACGACATGGCCCAGAGCTGCGGCGCGACGGTGTACGCGGCCGGCCCCGGCGAAGTGATCACCGCCGGTTCGTATCAGGGGTACGGGAACGCCGTCCGCATCGACCACGGCGGCGGGCTCGTGACGCTCTACGGCCACATGCAGTGGGGTTCCCTCCGCGCGTCAGTTGGCGCGACCGTCGCGGCCGGCGCCCCGATCGGGTCGGAAGGCAACACCGGACGCTCGTTCGGCTGCCACCTGCATTTCGAGGTGCAGCGAGACGGAGCCGCCATCGATCCGCAACCGTTCATGGCCGCACTCGGCCTTCAGCTCAAGTGA
- a CDS encoding ArsR family transcriptional regulator: MPRYTRPANSDYAEDPIKALGNMMQATIIGHLRKNPGQTRGEIADALEIPALTVYNGLERLLDAGLIIADPPRDVATRGQRVRYIVDDAQVTEMVMRLEQVLGEF; encoded by the coding sequence GTGCCCCGTTACACCCGCCCCGCGAACAGTGATTACGCGGAGGATCCGATCAAGGCTCTCGGGAACATGATGCAGGCGACCATCATTGGTCATCTGCGGAAGAACCCTGGCCAGACCAGGGGCGAGATCGCCGACGCGCTCGAGATTCCAGCACTGACCGTTTACAACGGGCTCGAGAGGCTGCTCGACGCGGGCTTGATCATCGCGGATCCGCCGCGTGACGTCGCGACGCGCGGACAGCGCGTGCGGTACATCGTGGATGACGCCCAGGTCACCGAGATGGTGATGCGACTGGAGCAGGTGCTGGGCGAGTTCTAG